Proteins encoded in a region of the Diabrotica virgifera virgifera chromosome 4, PGI_DIABVI_V3a genome:
- the LOC126884098 gene encoding 52 kDa repressor of the inhibitor of the protein kinase-like, producing the protein MDRFLVKKRRISYQEEQDVEEQSGLSQSHNLMPVDEPAEDQQSTSTSVDNVNSSSHDIGYYLQNISSSNDHSKYIILTQHWTPEKNYQFPTSSHIKRGREELRRVNHGHFEKYPWLVFSEFKQGLFCKYCAVFCHGKKAGGQNTVPLRKLVSEPLNKYAKLSGKDGDLESHNSNEYHKKAELDSKNYIKIFENPDLRIKIVNRLDQNRKEQVAQNRLRLVPIIKTILLHGKQNIPLRGHRDDGNLMESADNPVENDGNFRTLLRFKIDSSDTQLAEHLKSSGANATYISKTTANDLINCCGEEILDEIKQRVSKVKFYSILFDEMTDASHTSQLSLSLRYVYKDVIREDFVGFIDLHKANYSHVDVDLEVEPVITGEILGQTVVNFMIFLGLNTNNCVGISCDGCSVNMSEMRGAVTEIQKVATNSIMCGCKNHALNLSISKCNKVQHVRNALGTIKEVTSFFNSSGKRNSVLKKVLGHQMRGYCETRWVERHEAVLEFTEDMPKIAEALKCISQWRDSTTSSKARALLCSISTCDFIITMHCLSDTADVTCGLSKYLQTEAIDVCSAKSKIDNMMKTIQNKRDKTNEFFLLIFSSAEKTMDAMDVQMRVPRIVQKKVNRPNYTLLTGDNQRSQVSKYWETAVYIPILDNLITDLTSRFSDESLDCYNLNILVPSTLDSVSNVKSSFESICDKYSSVLSIKKETMLMKILNEICSLKNMVNYNVFKEISTPMTCFQNLDEHNYPILKSLVQILLTLPISIATAERSFSTLRRLKSWMRTRMTEDRLTGLALMNVHRDIEVDINKIIDRYSSKKNRKLDFVI; encoded by the exons ATGGATCGTTTCTTAGTTAAAAAGAGAAGAATAAGTTATCAAGAGGAACAAGATGTTGAGGAACAGTCTGGTTTGTCTCAGTCTCATAACCTAATGCCAGTTGATGAACCTGCAGAGGATCAACAATCGACCTCGACATCGGTTGATAATGTAAATAGTTCTTCTCACGACATTGGTTATTATTTACAAAACATTTCAAGTTCAAATGATCACTCAAAGTATATTATTTTAACTCAACACTGGACACCCGAAAAAAACTACCAATTCCCTACGTCTTCTCACATCAAAAGAGGACGTGAGGAGCTAAGGCGAGTGAATCATGGGCACTTCGAAAAATACCCCTGGTTGGTATTTTCCGAATTCAAACAAGGGCTATTTTGTAAATATTGTGCCGTTTTTTGCCACGGAAAGAAAGCTGGCGGTCAAAATACAGTGCCTTTGAGAAAGTTAGTATCCGAACCATTGAATAAATACGCAAAACTTTCTGGAAAAGATGGCGACCTTGAGTCTCATAACTCTAATGAGTATCACAAGAAAGCTGAACTTGATTcgaaaaactatataaaaatctTCGAAAATCCTGACCTTAGGATCAAAATAGTAAATAGGTTGGATCAAAACAGAAAAGAACAGGTGGCACAAAACCGTTTAAGACTGGTGCCGATAATCAAAACTATATTGTTACATGGCAAGCAAAACATTCCACTGAGGGGACATCGTGATGATGGAAATTTGATGGAAAGTGCAGACAATCCCGTGGAGAATGATGGTAATTTTAGAACACTGTTACGGTTCAAAATTGACAGTAGTGACACTCAACTTGCAGAACACTTGAAATCCAGTGGTGCCAATGCTACGTACATAAGCAAAACTACGGCCAATGATTTGATTAACTGTTGTGGCGAGGAAATTTTagatgaaataaaacaaagagTTTCAAAGGTAAAGTTTTATTCAATTTTGTTTGACGAAATGACTGATGCATCTCATACTTCCCAGCTAAGCCTCTCTCTGCGTTATGTATATAAAGATGTCATAAGAGAAGATTTTGTTGGCTTTATTGATCTTCATAAAGCCAACTACTCTCATGTTGATGTTGATCTCGAAGTGGAACCTGTTATAACAGGGGAAATCCTAGGTCAGACGGTGGTGAATTTTATGATATTTTTGGGGTTAAACACGAATAATTGTGTTGGAATAAGTTGTGATGGCTGTTCCGTCAACATGTCTGAAATGCGGGGTGCGGTTACAGAGATACAAAAGGTGGCGACCAATAGCATTATGTGTGGGTGTAAAAACCATGCATTGAACTTAAGCATATCCAAATGTAATAAGGTCCAACACGTAAGAAATGCTCTAGGAACCATCAAAGAAGTAACAAGCTTTTTCAACTCATCAGGAAAAAGAAATTCAGTTTTGAAAAAGGTGTTGGGACATCAGATGAGAGGCTATTGTGAGACGCGTTGGGTAGAGCGTCACGAGGCTGTTTTAGAATTCACAGAAGACATGCCTAAAATTGCGGAAGCTCTCAAATGCATATCACAGTGGAGGGACAGCACAACGTCAAGTAAAGCCCGCGCTCTGTTGTGCTCAATTTCAACTTGTGATTTTATCATCACAATGCATTGCCTGAGTGACACAGCAGATGTTACATGTGGTCTTAGTAAATATCTACAAACAGAAGCTATAGATGTATGCTCAGCCAAAAGTAAAATTGACAATATGATGAAAACCATTCAGAATAAAAGAGACAAGACCAACGAATTCTTCCTTTTAATTTTCAGTAGTGCTGAAAAAACCATGGACGCGATGGATGTACAAATGCGTGTCCCCAGAATTGTACAGAAGAAAGTTAATAGGCCCAACTACACACTATTAACAGGTGACAACCAACGATCACAAGTTTCAAAGTATTGGGAAACTGCTGTTTACATACCGATTCTAGACAATCTCATAACTGATTTGACAAGCAGATTTTCAGACGAGTCTTTGGATTGCTACAATCTAAACATTTTAGTTCCATCAACGTTAGATTCCGTGTCAAATGTGAAATCCAGCTTTGAAAGTATTTGTGATAAATACTCTTCTGTATTGTCAATTAAAAAGGAAACAATGCTAATGAAGATTTTGAATGAGATTTGCTCCCTAAAGAACATGGTTAACTACAACGTCTTCAAAGAAATCAGTACCCCTATGACGTGTTTTCAAAATCTTGATGAGCACAACTACCCTATTTTGAAGTCTTTGGTGCAGATCCTGCTTACTTTACCAATATCAATAG CAACAGCAGAGAGATCATTTTCTACGCTGAGGCGATTGAAAAGCTGGATGAGGACCAGAATGACCGAAGACCGCCTGACCGGACTGGCTCTCATGAATGTTCACAGGGATATAGAAGTGGACATCAATAAAATTATCGATCGGTATTCCAGCAAGAAGAATAGAAAACTGGATTTTGTAATTTAA